The Candidatus Abyssobacteria bacterium SURF_5 sequence TCGCAGTATATTCGGGATTGCCGGAACGGAAATCTTTTTTGCCGGAACATAAGCGGCAAATTTGCCAACGAATAGAGTCCTTCTTTACTAAAAAACCTGCCATTTCAGGGGAGATTCTCATTGACATTACATCTGGAGTGTGATATTATTAGGCAATGATTTGCCAGTTCGGTTGCGACACTCGATCCTGCGCATGGGAAGGTGATGAGAGTCCGTCTGATGGAGCAGGCAAGGTGTCTGCGGGCAGGAACGAAGTTTCAGGTGCGGCAACTTTTGACCGAAAGTCCTAAAGGAGAGTAACGTATGAATCTACATCGTCCAAATGCCAATGAGGCGCTGCAGACGAGCAACCGCTCGCGGCATGTTTCACCTCAGTCCGGTATTTGCAGCCGCTGCATAGACGGTTGCAAGGGCGGGTGCGACCTTTTCACTTCCACTTTCCGGGGAAGAGAGCTGCTGTATCCCGGTCCCTTCGGGGAGGTAACCGCGGGCGCCGATAAAGATTACCCGGTCGATTATTCGCACCTGAACATCATGGGCTATGCCTTCGGGGCCGAGGGTACTCTGGGCGACTCCGACCACGCCACGTTTCCGACCGTCAATACGGAAACGCAATTCGGCACCACTCACAAGGTAAAGATGAAGGCCCCTATTTTCACCGGCGCGCTCGGCAGCACCGAGATCGCTCGCAAGAACTGGGAGCATTTTGCCGTGGGCGCGGCCATCAGCGGTATCAGCCTTGTTTGCGGTGAGAACGTCTGCGGCATTGATCCGAAGCTCGAGCTCGATTCCCGCGGAAAGGTAAAGGAAGCGCCCGATATGCGCCGGCGGGTGGAAGCCTATCGGCGGTATCATGAGGGATACGGAGACATCCTCGTACAACTGAATGTTGAAGATACGCGGTTCGGAGTAGCCGAATACGTGGTCGACAAGCTCGGCGTCGAGACCATCGAACTCAAGTGGGGCCAGGGCGCAAAATGCATCGGGGGCGAGATCAAAGTCGATTCGCTCGAGCGCGCCATCGAACTGAAGAAGCGCGGCTACATCGTAACGCCAGATCCCGAGAACCCGGCCAATCAGGCGGCCTTCAGGGACGGCGCCATCAAGCAGTTCGAGCGCCACTCGCGCCTCGGCTTCATCGACTACGACGGCTTCATGAAGGAAGTCGAACGGTTGCGCAAACTTGGCGCAAAACGGGTAACGCTGAAAACCGGGGCCTATCCGATGCGCGAGCTCGCCATGGCGATTCGCTGGTCGTCCGATGCCCGCATCGATCTGCTCACGATTGACGGAGCGCCGGGCGGGACCGGCATGAGCCCGTGGCGCATGATGGCCGAATGGGGCGTGCCTTCAATCTACCTGCATTCGATGGCCTACAATCTGTGCTGCAAACTCAGGGACAAAGGAAAATTCGTGCCTGATATCGCCTTTGCCGGCGGATTCAGCGCCGAAGACCACGTCTTCAAAGCGATCGCCCTGGGCGCGCCTTTCACGAAGGCAGTCTGTATGGGCCGCGCGCTGATGATCCCCGGCATGGTCGGCAAAAATATCGCCGCCTGGCTCAATGGATCCAATGGAGAACTGCCCAAGACCGTATCGAAGTACGGGAAGACGAAAGAAGAGATCTTTGTCTGTTACGAAGAAATTAAGGCGAAGTACGGGGCCGAAGCCGATAAAATGCCGCTTGGCGCAATCGGAATTTATAGCACAACCGAAAAAATACGAGTGGGCCTGCAACAACTGATGGCGGGGGCGCGCAAGTGGAAGGTTGAGTTGATCAAGCGCCAGGATCTGGCCTCTCTCACCGAAGAATGCACCAGGGTAACAGGCATCCCCTATATCATGGACGCGTACCGGCAGGAGGCGATGGAGATTATCGACGCCTGAGGTCTGCGGCCCCGCTGATCTGCGGAATTTTTTCCTCTCTCGGTTTGCGGCGCTCATTCGATGAGCGCCGCAGCTGTTTTTGCGAACGGCAGTTTTGCCGGTCATTCTCGTCTTGCATTGATCGGGCGGCGCAAAAAGCCTTTATTTAGCCCAGGGCCGATTGCAGGCGATAATGGCTCAAATCTCGTTCCGGAAGAAAATTTCCGGATGAACAAATTGCCGGATAAGCGGAAGATTTCTGCTTGAAATAACCCTTTGAATCTGCTAGACTTTGCTTGTGTTTTGCAGTGACTATGCGGGACGAGAAAAACCAAACCTGCATGAAAGCCTGCTATGAATAAAGAAGGAAGGATTCAGTGGATATCGTTATCTTTGCCTGCCAAAATCGCATTCCGCAAGATTGGCGCCCTCCATTCACGCCAGATAGCATTAACGGGCAATACATCCGCCTGAGGCAACTCCCCTGTTCGGCAAAACTCACAACGCTTTCCATTATCCGCCTCTTTGAAAAACAGGCTGACGCCGTGCTTGTTCTCGCCTGTCCTGAAAACGGATGCCGCTCGCTCGAAGGCAGCCGCAGAGCGGCTGCTCGCGTGCGAGAAGCAAATGCCGTTCTTGAAGAGGTCGGCCTCGGAAATTGCCGGGTGATGATCAGGCAGAGCGGCGCCAACAATCGACAGGACCTCCTCGACGCACTGCAGGAATTAAGCGGCCGCGTGGAAAAGCTGGGGCCGAACCCGGCAAAAGGGAACAGGGTCAGATGATAATAGCCGAACGTAAACCGATCGAAGAAATCCTTTCAATAATTGGCGACGTCGATTCCGTGCTGATTGCGGGCTGCGCCACATGCGTAGCCGACTGCATGGCGGGCGGCGAGCGGGAAGTCGGCATCCTCGCTTCCGCGCTCCGGATTGCGGCCGCACAGAGAGGCAAACAACTTGAAGTCCTCGAGGTGACCGTGGAACGCCAATGCGAGCGGGAATTCATTGAAAAGGCGCGGGAAAAAGTGGACAGAGTCACCCTCGTGCTTTCGACTGCCTGCGGCGTCGGCGTCCAGGCGATGGCCGAGCGTTTCCCGAACAAACCGATTTGTCCCGGCGTCAACACAAAATTCCTCGGCCTCCGCGAGGCTGAAGGAGTGTGGAGCGAGCGCTGCGCCGCATGCGGAGACTGCACGCTGCATCTGACCGGCGGCATTTGTCCGGTCGCCCGTTGTTCCAAGAGCCTGCTGAATGGGCCATGCGGCGGCTCCAAAGGCGGGAAATGCGAGGTTTCCGAGGACGTCGATTGCGGATGGCATCTTATTGTCGAGCGCCTGACGGCTCTTGGGCAACTTGACCGGCTCGAAGTTAACATTCCCCCGAAGAATTGGGCCGCCTCTCGCGACGGCGGACCGCGGAAAGTCGTCAAGAAGGAATACAGAGATGAAGAGCGGGAGTAACCTTGAAAAAGTTTTGGCAGCCGGCCACTTCGCGGTAACGGCTGAACTGGGGCCGCCCATGGGCTGCAACATGGAGCCGGTTCGCAAAAAGATCGAGTTGCTGCGCGGGACAGCCGACGCGTATAACGTCACCGATTGCCAAACCGCGGTCGTCCGCATGAGCAGCATTGCGACGTCGATCCTGCTCGTGCGGGAGGGTCTCGAGCCGGTCATGCAGATGACTTGTCGCGACCGCAACCGGATCGCGATCCAGAGCGATATCCTCGGCGCGGCCGGTCATGGAATCCACAACTGCCTGTGTATCGCAGGGGACCACCAGTCGTTCGGGGCCGCCGGAAAACTCAAAGGCCATCCCGGCGCCAAAAACGTATATGATGTGGATTCGATCCAACTTGTTGGAATACTCAAACAGCTTCGCGACGATTCCCGCCAGCAGGGAGGCGACGCTCTTGACGGACCTGTTCCGCTGTTCATCGGCGCCGCCTGGACGCCGCTCGGCGATCCGATCCAGATTCGCACTACCCGACTGGCAAAAAAGATTCGAGCGGGTGCAGACTTTATTCAAACGCAAGCGGTCTACGACATCGAGCAATTTGCGGAGGCAATGCGCAAGGCGCGCGACAAAGGTCTTCACGAGCGTGCCGCCATTCTGGCGGGCATCATTGTTCCTAAAAGCGCCGCCATGCTTACGTACATGAACAAATCGGTGCCCGGCGTGATCGTTCCCCAACATCTGATCGACCGGATGCAGGCGGCCGCCGACCGGCGGGCCGAAGGCATACGAATCGCCACAGAACTGATCGAACAAGTGCGCCGGATCGAAGGCGTGCGCGGAGTGCACATCCAGGCAATTGAATGGGAAGCCGCTGTGAGGGATGTCGTTGGAGGCGCGGGACTGCTGCCCAGGCCGGTCGTCTGAGAGGGAAAAGGAATGCCGAAGAAGTATCACATAAGCGCGCAAGCGGCCCCGCCGAGATTCATTCCCGTTCCCAAGTACGCGATGGTGGAACGGGAAGGCTGTCTCGGCTGCCTCGAGTGCGCCAAGCGTGATTGCGTCTATGAGGTCTATAAGAACCGCCGGTTCGATCCGGAACAGATTACAGACTCCATCGACTCTTTGTGCAAGAACTGCCTGCGCTGTATTCAGAGCTGCAAGAACCAGATCATCAGCAAGATGAAGAATCCGGATTTTTACGCTCTGGGGGATTCCCATTGGAAACCGGACCAGATCGCCAGCCTCTGGGAACAAGCCACTACCGGGAAAATCCCTGTCTCGGGCGCCGGCTATCGTGGGCCTTTCAGCGGACCAGGCTTCGATTCCATGTGGACGGACATGTCGGAAATCGTGCGCCCGACACGGGACGGCATCCACGGGCGCGAATACATCAACACCTGCGTCGACATCGGCAGGAAGGTTTCCCGCCTGGTTTTCGATGAGGGCAAACATTTGGTGTCGGAGACGCCGCCACTCGTCGAGTTGCCCACCCCCTTCATTTTCGACCTGCTTCCTTTCGGCATAATGAATGAGAGCGTGCGCGAGGCGTATCTGCGCGCCGCCGAAACGGTGCAGACAATGCTGGTAGTGCCGGAGAGCGCGCTGGACTGGAAACTTGTTCCGCGACTTGAGAACATCATTCCCCTGCTCGATCCCTGCGGAATAATTTCGGAAAAAACCAAAGAGCTTATCGTCCGCTCTCGAATGATCGAGTTTGAAG is a genomic window containing:
- a CDS encoding methylenetetrahydrofolate reductase, which produces MKSGSNLEKVLAAGHFAVTAELGPPMGCNMEPVRKKIELLRGTADAYNVTDCQTAVVRMSSIATSILLVREGLEPVMQMTCRDRNRIAIQSDILGAAGHGIHNCLCIAGDHQSFGAAGKLKGHPGAKNVYDVDSIQLVGILKQLRDDSRQQGGDALDGPVPLFIGAAWTPLGDPIQIRTTRLAKKIRAGADFIQTQAVYDIEQFAEAMRKARDKGLHERAAILAGIIVPKSAAMLTYMNKSVPGVIVPQHLIDRMQAAADRRAEGIRIATELIEQVRRIEGVRGVHIQAIEWEAAVRDVVGGAGLLPRPVV
- a CDS encoding FMN-binding glutamate synthase family protein translates to MNLHRPNANEALQTSNRSRHVSPQSGICSRCIDGCKGGCDLFTSTFRGRELLYPGPFGEVTAGADKDYPVDYSHLNIMGYAFGAEGTLGDSDHATFPTVNTETQFGTTHKVKMKAPIFTGALGSTEIARKNWEHFAVGAAISGISLVCGENVCGIDPKLELDSRGKVKEAPDMRRRVEAYRRYHEGYGDILVQLNVEDTRFGVAEYVVDKLGVETIELKWGQGAKCIGGEIKVDSLERAIELKKRGYIVTPDPENPANQAAFRDGAIKQFERHSRLGFIDYDGFMKEVERLRKLGAKRVTLKTGAYPMRELAMAIRWSSDARIDLLTIDGAPGGTGMSPWRMMAEWGVPSIYLHSMAYNLCCKLRDKGKFVPDIAFAGGFSAEDHVFKAIALGAPFTKAVCMGRALMIPGMVGKNIAAWLNGSNGELPKTVSKYGKTKEEIFVCYEEIKAKYGAEADKMPLGAIGIYSTTEKIRVGLQQLMAGARKWKVELIKRQDLASLTEECTRVTGIPYIMDAYRQEAMEIIDA
- a CDS encoding hydrogenase iron-sulfur subunit, with the translated sequence MDIVIFACQNRIPQDWRPPFTPDSINGQYIRLRQLPCSAKLTTLSIIRLFEKQADAVLVLACPENGCRSLEGSRRAAARVREANAVLEEVGLGNCRVMIRQSGANNRQDLLDALQELSGRVEKLGPNPAKGNRVR